The Mycolicibacterium parafortuitum nucleotide sequence CGGACACCTTCGTGTTCACGCTCGCGTTCTGTTCGTACTTCGGTGTCGAGCGGCCGTTCTTCCAGCTGGCCCACAACCTGGTGGTGTCGATGCCGGGCTTGGGGTCGCTGCGCAAGTTCGGCACCGTCGCGGCCAACCACGACAATGCGACGCTGGCGCTGAAGTCCGGTGGTGCGCTGCTGGTGTACCCGGGCGGTGACTACGAGGTGTTCCGGCCGTCGTGGAAGCGGCACGAGGTCGACTTCGGTGGCCGTAAGGGCTACGTGAAGCTGGCCCGTGAAGCGGGTGTGCCGATCGTGCCGATCGCATCGGTCGGCGGGCAGGAGGCGGCGCTGTTCCTCGACCGCGGCCAGTGGCTGGCGAAGCTGCTGCGTGTCGACAAGATCGCCCGACTCAAGAGCGTGCCGATCCTGCTCGCGCCGCCGTGGGGGATCGCGGTCAGCGACATGATCCCGCGAGTGCCGTTGCCGACGAAGATCGTCATCGAGGTGCAGGAACCGATCGCCGCGGACGACATCGCGAGCAGCGACGACGACGACGTCAACGACAGGGTGCTGGCCAGCCTGCAGTCCGCGGTCGACCGGCTGGCCGCCGAACGACGTCTCCCGGTGATCGGATGAGGCTCTCGCGCAGCGTCGTCATCGACGCCGAACCACACGAGGTGTGGAAGCACGTCAGCGATCCCGGCTGCTATCCGGAGTTCATGGCCAGCCTGGAGCGCTGGGAAACCGTGACCGAGGGCCCCGTCGGCGTCGGCTCGCGCTACACCGTGCACTGGAAGGTCGGCTCGGTGCCGATCGGCGGCGTGATAGAGGTCGTCGAGTTCGACGAGAACCGCGACCTGGCCTGGATCGGCATCACCGGGGTCACCCTGCGGGGCCGGTTCCGCATGCGCGAGGCAGGCGAGGGCCGCACCAAGGTCACCTTCCGATTGTCCTATGAGGCGCCCGGCGGTCTGCTCGGTCTGATCGCCGACCGCGTCGCGTCGGGACAGGTGTCCCGGTTGATGGGCCAGACCGTGAAGCGCCTGAAAGCACTCGTCGAGAGCTGACGGGCGGCGTCAACCCCGCGGCGGCGGGAAGTACATCTCCTGGCGCACCGAGCACACCAGCTCGCCGCTACGGTTGAACATCGTGCCGCGCGCCAGCGCCAGCGTGTCGGCGCTGCTCGGTGACGACATGTCGTAGAGCATCCAGTCGGACAGATCCGCCGCGGCGTGGAACCACACCGAATGGTCACGCTGCGCGGCCATCGCGGGACCGCTGCGGGCGGCGTACGCGGGTTCGGTCAGCGTCACCGCCGACAGGTACGCGACCAGCGACGCGGTCAGCACCGGGTCGTCGGGCACCTCGCCGTCCGGTCGCCACCAGATCCGGGCCGGCGCCGGCGGGCCGGTCTCGGCGACGACGACGCGCCGCTCGAACCAGCGCAGGCTGGCCCACATCCCCGCGGCGGCGTCGGCTTCGGCGAAGTGCGGTGGGACGACCGGCAACGACTCCGGTGCGGGGACGTCGGGACACGGCGGCTGATACGTCACGCCGGCGGCGGTCTCGGTGGGCAGCTTGAACGACGACATCGCCTCCAGCAGGATCTCCTCGCCTTGGCGTGCGGTGACCCGGCGCGCCGTGAACGTGCGGCCCTCCTGCAGCGTCACCACCTCGAACGTGACCGGATCCCGGGAGTCGCCGGGCCGCAGGAAGTACGTGTGCACGCTGTGCGGCGCGCGGCCGGGGGAGGTCAGGCTCGCGGCGAGCAGGGCCTGCGCCGAGATGTGCCCGCCGAGGATGTGATTGGCGGGTGCGGGCAACTGCTTGCCGACGAACGTTCCCGCGTCGACCCGCTCAAGCTGCATGGAGGCGAGCACGTCGCCCAGCGAAGAAGACACGCCGGTATCTTGCCTGACTCCAGATCAGGCCCCGCTGCGCAGCGTCAGCACCGTGATCTCGCTCGGTGCGAACACCCGGAACGGCGGGCCCCAGAATCCGGTGCCGCGGCTGGTGTAGAGCTGCGTGCGCTCACCATGCCGGCTCAACCCCTGGACCACCGGCTGCTCCAGGCGCACCAGGAAGTTGAACGGCCAGATCTGCCCGCCGTGGGTGTGGCCGGACAGCTGCAGATCCACCCCGGCGCGCACCGCGTGCTCGACCTGCTTGGGCTGGTGTGCCAGCAGCAGCACCGGCAGAGCGGGATCGGTGCCCGCCAGCGCGGTGTCCAGGTCCGCGCCGTGCCCGCGCACGCCGGACCCGGCTGCCGTCTCGTCGTCGATGCCGGCGACCACGAGACGGTCCCCGCCGCGCTCGACGGTGATGTGCCGATTGTGCAGCGCATCCCAGCCGATGCGGTCCATGTAGTCCAGCCAGCCCTGCGCCTCGCTGAAATACTCGTGGTTGCCGGTCACGTACACGCGCGCCTTGGCGGCGCGCACCGACGCCAGCGGTGCCGCCTGGGCGTCACGGATGTCGGTGGTGCCGTCGGCGATGTCGCCGACGTGGCAGACGATGTCGGCGTCGAGCCCGTTGACGCGCTCGACGACCGCGGCCGACCAGCGGCTGCGCTCGATCGGGCCGTAATGGGTGTCGGTGATGACGGCGACGCGCAGCCCGTCGAGCCCACGGCCCAGGCGCGGCAGCGTGACCTCGAGGCGCCGGATGCGCGGTACCCGCATCGCCTCGAAATGCCCCCACGCCAGCACCACGACCCCGACGACGAGCGTGGTCACGGCGACGATGCGGGATCGCGCCGGGTCCGCGACGCCCGCCGCCCACAGCACCACACCGAGCAGCTGGCCGAACACCGACCACACGAACAGCACCCACGCGACTCCGAGCAGCACGTCCCCGACCACCGCCGCCCAATCGCGCTGCCTGCCGTGGCCGATCAGCATCGACGCGGGCAGCGCGACGAACCCGGCGGCGAACAGCACGGTGCCGGCGACGACCACAGCCGCCGGCCACGCCGAGCCGCCCATCACGAGCGTCCACCACGGCACACCGAACAGCAGCGCCATCACCGTGAGCACGATCAGCGTGCGCAACCACCGGCGCCGGCGCCGGGGTGCGACCTGCTGCTCGACCACCTGAGCCGGGTTCTCGGTCATCTCTCGAAAGTACCGACGGGATTCCACAACCCCGGCCCGCAGTGTTGAATGGCCCCGGGAGGTTTACAGATGACCGCAGTTTCGTTAATCACCGGTGGCGCGGGCGGTATGGGTGTGGCCAGTGCGAAGGTCGTCGGACGCGACCGCGCCGTGGTGCTGGCCGACGTCCGGAAGGAGCGGCTCGACGCCGCGGCCGCCGAACTCGCCGAGCAGGGAATTGCCGCGACCGCCGTGTACTGCGATGTCACCGACCGGGACGCGGTCGGCCGGCTGTTCGAGGCGGTCGCGCAGGTGGGGCCGCTGCACTCAGTGATCCACACCGCCGGGGTCAGCCCGAGCATGGGTGACGCCGAGTACGTGATGCGCACCAACGCGATCGGCACGCTGAACGTCAACGAGGAGTTCTTCGCCCGCGCAGGCGAGGGTGCGGCGATCGTCAACGTCGCGTCGATGGCCGCCCACCTGATGCCCGGCGAGATGATCCCTAGCGCGGCGTTCCCGCTCGCGTTGTCCGACATCGACGCGTTCATGGCGGCGACTCTGCAGGCCTGCGACATCGCCGGACCGGAGGCCCGCTCAGGTCTCGCGTACGCGGTCAGCAAGAGTTTCGTGCGGTGGTTCAGCAGCGCCCACGCCGAACGGTTCAACGGCAAGGGGCTGCGGATCGTGTCGGTGTCCCCGGGATCGGTGGACACCGAGATGGGCCGGCTCGAGGAACAAGCCGGTGCGGGCGCGCTGGTCGCCGACGCCGCGGTGCCCCGGTGGGGTAAACCTGAGGAGATGGCCGAACTACTCGCGTTCTGTGTGTCCGACAAGGCCGGCTACCTCACCGGCACCGACATCCTCAACGACGGCGGCGTGGTCGCGTCGATGACCGAGCGGGCCCGGGTCGCACAATCCGGTTGACCCCGTACGTCGCCGGGTTCTTCATCGCCGGCGCCGTCTCGCAGTACCTGGGGGCCGCGGTCGGGGTGTTCCTGTTCGACACCACGGATCCCGCGACGGTCGCCTGGCTGCGCGCCGCGGGCGCCGGGGTGATCCTGCTGGCCTGGCGACGGCCGTGGCGACGGCCCTGGACGCCGCGAATGATGTTCGCGGCGGCCGCTTTCGGGTTCGTGACGCTGGCGATGAACGTGGCGTTCTACGAGGCGATCGCCCGCATCCCGCTCGGCACCGCCGTGGCGATCGAGTTCGCCGGCCCGGTCGCGGTTGCCGCCGCCGGGTCGCGGCGGGCCCGCGACGTGCTCGCCGTGGTGCTGGTCGCGGTGGGGGTGTACCTGGTCGCCGGGGTGTCGACGGACGTGGATCCGGTCGGTGCGGGGTTCGCGGCGATCGCCGCGGCACTGTGGGCGGGCTACATCCTGCTCGGTAAGCGGGTCGCCGACGCCGGAGCCGGGGTCGACTCACTGGCGGTCGGGATGGCGCTGGCGGCGACGGTCTCGGCGCCGGTACTGCTAGGGATCCAGGTGGCCGCTGCCCCTGCGGTTTTCACCGATCCCCGCACCTGGGTGCTCGGAATCGGGGTCGGGGTGCTCTCCAGCGCGATCCCGTACGCGCTCGACCAGCATGTGCTGACCCGCATCGGGCGGGAACGCTTCGCGTTGCTGCTCGCGCTGCTACCCGCCACCGCGGCCGTGATCGGCGCCGTGGTGTTGGCCCAGCGCCCGACAGTCAGCGAGGTGGCGGGTATCGCGTGCGTGATGCTCGCGCTCGCGGTCACCGCGAGAGCCGCCGGCGAGCCGATAGGATGACCGGGTGAGCTGTTGCCACACCGACGGAACCGAGGGTGCGTTCACCGTCGACGCGTCCAGGATCACCTTCGGTCGCGGCTGCCTCACCGAGCTCGGTGACCGCGCCGCGGCGCTCGGCATCACCAGGGCCGCACTGTTCTCCGACCCGACCATCGCCGCGCTGGAGGTCTTCGACACCGCCGCGCGCTCGCTGCGCGCCGCCGGGATCGACGTGGTGGCCTACACCGACGTGCGCGTCGAGCCGACCGACGAATCCTTCAAGCAGGCAGCGGCTTTCGCGTCCGAGACCGCCGCCGACGGCTACATCTCGGTCGGCGGCGGCTCGGTCATCGACACCGCCAAGGCCGCGAACCTCTACGCTACCCATCCCGCGGACTTCCTCGACTACGTCAATGCGCCCGTCGGGGCCGGCGCCCCCGTACCCGGGCCATTGCGGCCGCACATCGCATGCCCGACGACGTCGGGCACCGGCAGCGAGGTGACCGGCATCGCGATCTTCGACCTGCTGTCGATGGCGGCCAAGACGGGTATCGCGTCACCGGCGCTGCGCCCCACCGAGGCCCTCGTCGACCCCGACTGCACCGACACGCTGCCGCCGAATGTGGTGGCGTGCAGCGGTCTTGACGTGCTCTCGCACGCGCTGGAGTCCTACACGGCGCGTCCCTACACGCGCCGCCCGGCGCCGCCGCGGCCGACCCAGCGTCCGATGAGCCAGGGCGCGAACCCGTGGAGCGACCTGGGCTGCGGCGAGGCGTTGCGCCTGCTCGGCAGGTACCTGGGGCGCGCGGTCGACGACGCGTCCGACCGGGAGGCCCGCGAACAGGTGATGTGGGCCGCGACGCTGGCGGGCATCGCGTTCGGCAACGCCGGGGTGCATCTGCCGCACGCGATGGCATATGCGGTGGCCGGGCAGGTCCGTGACTTCCGGCCCACGGGCTATCCCGACGCCGAACCGATGGTGCCGCACGGGATGTCGGTGATCCTCAACGCCCCGGCAGCGTTCCGGCGCACCGCGCACACCGATCCGGGCCGGCACCTGTTCGCCGCCGAACAACTGGGCGCCGACGTGCGCGGCGCCGGAGCCGATGACGCCGGTGCGGTACTGGCCGAGCATCTGATCGCGATCATGCGCCGCGTCGGCATGCCCAACGGGCTGGAGGGCGTCGGCTACACCGGCGCCGACAGCCCGGCACTGGCCGACGGTGCCTGGCCGCAGCAGCGGCTGCTGGCCAACGCGCCCATCGAGATCGACAGGACGGTGCTGGCCGGTACCTTCGACGAATCGATGCGGTACTGGTGAGAGCGCCGCGCCGGTGAACGACACCGACTACGGGTACTTCGTGCCGATCACCACCCGGTGGATGGACAACGACGTGTACGGCCACGTCAACAACGTCACGTACTACAGCTACTTCGACACGGCCGCGAACCACTTCCTGATCCACGAGGGCGGCCTCGACATCCACAACGCCCCCGTGATCGGGCTGGTGGTGGAGTCGAAGTGCTCCTATCTGGCGCCGGTCGCCTACCCCGACGACCTGCGGGCCGGGCTGCGCGTCGACAATCTGTCGACCCGATCGGTGACCTACGGGGTCGGGATCTTCACCGCGGGCGGGGACGCCGCGAATACCGCCGTCGCGCACGGGTACTTCGTGCACGTGTTCGTCGACCGGGCCACCCGCCGGGCCGTCCCGATCCCGGACCGGATCCGGGAGGCGCTGGAGCGGCTACACCGGGTGTGAGATCGCCGCGGCGAGGGGGCCGCACGCGGCGCACAGGCTGGAGTCGAAGGTCGGGTAACCGCATGCCGGGCAATTGGTCACCAGGCGTGCGTCGGGGGTGGCAGGCATGCGGCTCCTCTCACGATTCTCGGGCTGCTGAAGCGATGTGGTCGGCCACCTCGGCCGTGACGGAGCGGGTGGCCTCGTCATCGGCGGGGGCGTAGCGATCGTGGGCCGAATCATACCTCGCACCAGCGATGTTCCCGTGGTCGGCGGCGAGCTCGACCAGCCGTACCGGCCAGTCGCGGGCCCGCAACTGAGCGGCGAACGCGCGGCTGACCGCCGGAGCCACCACGTCGTCGGCGCTGCCGTGCAGCAGCGTGAACGGTGGCCGCCGCCCGGCTCCGGTCAGCGCGTCACCGACATCGAGGCCAAATATGGGGTCGCGCACCATGAATGCGCCCGCCAGGCACACGGTGAAGGCCAACTCCAGACCGATGTCGGCGGCCCGTGCCGCCAGCCCGGCCGCCGCGACCCCGCCCAGCGACCACCCGATCACCCCGAGCCCGGTTTCGGCGCGGGACCACTGGCGCGCGAAATCGGCGGATGCCAGCAGGTCGGACCGTCCGCTGTCGGTGCTATGTGAATCCCAGTCCGGGACAACCACACTCAGCCCGCGATCGACGAGCATTCCGGCCAGGGTGCGTACCGTCGCCCGCGCGTCGGTCTGTGTTCCGTGCCATAGCAGCACCGTGCGGTCGATCGGGTCACCGTAGAGGTCCACCGGCCGGCCCGGGGCGTACTCCTGTGTCCTCACCCGCCGCGCCTGACGGCGGCGGCCAGTGCGGAAAGCGTCTCCTCCGCGGTGAATTTCGGGTGCCACCCGAGTAGTTGCCTGGCCCGGCTGGTGTCCATCACCACCGACGTGCGTCCCGCGTGCAGCCATTCCAGGCTGGACGGTACGAACGGCAGCCGGGCCAGCACCTCCGACGTCGCGGTGGCGGCCGCGTGCGGGACCCGCACCGGTCGCGCGCCGAGCGCTTCGCCGACCGCCGACATCGACAGCACGCCGTCACCGGCGATGTTGTAGGCCCCCGCGGGGGCGTCGGTCGTGGTCACCGCGAGCACGATCGCGTTCGCGACGTCGTCGTGGTGCACCAGCTGCAGCGGCGTGCCCGGGTCCGGGAACGGCGGCTTCAGCAACGGCAGCGCCTGGCTGACCCTGCGCACCGGCATCGGCAGCTGGTTCCACGGCATCGCGTTGGCGAGCGCGGTCGCGTGGGGTCCGGCGACGATGCACGGCCGCAACACGTAGACCTCCAACCCGCTGCCGTCGGTGATCTCGTGCAGCGCGGCCTCGCACGCGGCTTTCTGTTCGGAGTAGTAGTGCTCGGCCGACCCGCGCACCGGCACGTCCTCGGTGATCGGCACCGGGTTGTCGGAGTGGTAGCCGTAGGCGGCCACCGAGGAGGTGTAGACCAGGCGGCGGGTCCGGGGAGAAGCCGCATCCCGGCAACCCACCGCCGCCTCGAACACGTTGCGGGTGCCTTCCAGGTTGACGCGCGCGCTCTCCTCCCGCGACCCCATGATGATGAACGCGAGATGCACCAGCACGTCGGCGTCGGCGACGAGGTCTGCGACGGCATCGCGGTCGAGGATGTCGCCTTGGCGGTACACGGTTTTCGTCCACCCCCGCGCGGCGGGGTCGAACGGGCGCCGGGCCATCCCGACGATCTCTGCGACAGCGGGCGACGCCTCCAGCGCCGTGATCGTCGAGATCCCGATCTCCCCCGTCGGCCCGGTGACCGCGACCCGCAGCGACATGACGTTCGGATAGCCCGCCCGGCGGCGGGCGAAACCGGCCGGGGTCGGACTAGCCGATGTCGGATTCGTCGTCGGCGGTGAGTGCCGCGGCGGTGAAGAAGTCCAGCAGACCGGTGATGGTGAGCACCCGTTCGAGCTGCGCAGGTCGTTCGTCGAGGTGCAGGCGAAGCCCGGCCGCCGACGTGCGCCGGTGGATCATCACCAGGCCGGACAGCCCGGCCGAATCGCAGAACGCCAGCTCGGTGAAGTCCAGGTGCAGATCCTGCAGTCCGGAGTGTTGCGCCAGCAGCTCGCCGACCGTGTCGACGAGCAAGCCGGTGCTTCCGTAGTCGAGGTCGCCCGAGACACGGATGCGGCTGGAGTGGGCTGTGTTGTGAACAGCGAGTGTGAGTTTCATGCAGGCAGTGGGGGGTTGGCGGATACGGACAGGGGGAGCGCGGCGTGGGCCGCGCCGAGAAGACGTCGGGCGCGAGGGAAGTCGCGCAATTGGCCGGCCAACGAGTCCAGGGCCGGGCTCAGTGAGTCCGCGGGCACCCCGCGGGCGACGAGGATCTCGGCGGTCCAGCCGATGAACTGGGTGAACAGCTCGTCGTCGTCGACGTACAGCGCGGTCGCGAGGAACTCGACGATGTGGGCGATGTCCTCGACGGTGCGGTCACGCTGGGCTTCGGTGTACCCGCGCATCGCGGGGTATCTGTCCTCGAGGTCGGTGACCGTCGTCTTGATCAGCGTCGCGCTGTCACCGCGCACCATCGTGTACTCGCCGTCGGCGAGGTGCGGCAGATCGTCGATCGGTTGGTGGGTGCTCGCGGCCGAGGCGGGGCGGACACCGCGGCTGAGGATCTCGGCGGCGGTGCGCGCGTCCGCACCCCACGCGTCGGCGCCCAGTTGCCGCGCGTAGCGGCCGTCCACGCCGAACGCGGCACCACCGGCCAGCACCGGCACGCCGGCGGCCTGGCACGCGGTGATCGCGGCGTGCGCGGTGGGCAGCCGGGTCGGGATCGAGCAGGACAACGCCACCGCGACCGGGCCGTGCTGGTGGATGTGGGCGATCAGGTGCGGCGTCGGGACCTGGGCGCCGAGGAAGTCGACCTGCCAGCCCCGCAGCCGCAGTACCTCGCCGAGAAGGCGGGCGGGCAGGGCGTGCCATTCCCCGTCCACGCACGCGACGGTGACCCGGCCGGCGAGCGGGTCGCGCCTGCACCGCGGGTGGTGGGCCAGCGCGGCGATGACACGGTCGTTGATCGCCGTCGCCGCGTGCTCCTGCGCGACGGTGATCCGGTTGGCCGCCCACTCGGCGCCGACGCGGCGCTGCACCTCCGCGATGACCGAGAGCAGCACGTCCTCCGGATCGACCCCGGCGTCGAGTGCCGCGAAGACCGCTGCCGACGCCGCGTATTCGTCGGCGTCGAGCACCGCGTGCCACAGCCGGTCACGCAACACCCGGAAGTCGGGGTGATCAGCACTCACGCGGTGAACCTCCCCGCGGTGTGCCCGTCGACCGCACTCAGATGGTTGCGCCGCGGCGCGGTGATGGCGACCACCGCGATGTCGTCGTGGCAGCGGTCGTCGACCCATCCTGAGGTCAGCATCATGATCCGCTCGACGACCGCCTCGGCGGGCAGGCCGGCGCACTGCGCCAGTGCCGCCGAGAGCCGGCTCTCGCCGAACATGTCCCCGCCGAGGGGACCGCCGCGCGCCTCGGTGACACCGTCGGTGAACAGCAGGCACGTCTCGCCCGGCGCCAGCGACGCCTCGACGGTGACGGCCCTGATCTCGGGCATCACCCCGACCAGTGTGCCGTTGGTCTCGACCTCCTCGACCCGGCCGTCGTCGCGCACGATCAGCGGTGCCAGGTGTCCGGCGCTGGTCAGGCGTAACCGCACGTGGCCCTCCCGGCGACTGACCGACGCCAGCACCAGCGTCGCGAACCGGGTGTGCTCGACGGACAGCAGCGCGCTGTTGAGCAGCCGGAGTACACCGCCGTGGTCGTGGGCCAGCGGTGCCAGCGCCTGCAGGGTGTTACGGATCTTGCCGGTGAGCACGGCGGCCTCCAGGCCCTTGCCGCACACGTCGCCGAGCACCACCAGTGTCTCGCCGTCGGGGGTGACCGCCGGGTGCACGTCGTAGAAGTCGCCGCCGACGGTTTCGTGGTCCTCGGAGGCGCGGTATCCGCCGGCGAGTTCGATGCCGTCGAGGCGGTGCAGCTGCGGTGGGAGCAGTTCCCGCATCAGCGTGCGGGTGAGCGCGGACTGTTCGGCATAGAGCCGCGCCGCCGACAGCGCGGCACCGGCACGCGCGGCGAACAGCCTGGCGAACACCTCCTCGCCGTCGTCGAACGCGGTGTGGGACGTGTGCCGCAGCAGCACCAACGCGCCGGCGGGGACTCCGTGGCCGGGCAGCGGGGTGATCACGACAGATCCGACGGCTCTGGAGAAGTCTTGCGGGACAAGCCAATCGGGTAGCAGCGCGGGGTCGATCCAGCGTGACGGCACGGGCGGGAAGCCGCGCAGGGCCTCGCTGAGACCCGCCACCTCGGCCGGGTCGGCGTCGAGGGTCTGGTGGTGGGTGCCGCCGTCGCGCGTACCGCTGACCACCGGGATGCGCCCCGCGGTGCGCGGGGCCACCAGTACTGCGCCGTCGGCGAGGTGGCGCGCCGCCATCTGCACCGTCGCCTCCATGCACCGGTCGATGTTCAGCGACGCCATCAGCACCGCGGACGCCTCGTCGAGGAATGCGGCGCGTTGGCGTTCCACGGTCAGCGAGCGCAGTGCCGCACCGCCTGCGTCCTCGATCAGCCACCAGGCCTTGTCGCCACCGGGCAGATCGGTCGTGTGCGCGGTGCGCTCGCCCGCCTCGGACAGCCACGGCGTCACGGAATCCTCGACCACGCTGCCGGGGCCGACCTCGGGCAGCACCGACCGGGCGGACGCGCTGAGCGTGCGGACTCGACCGGTTTGATCGGCGATCAGCACCGGATGGGGCACCGGCCCCCACACGGTATCGATTTCAGGGGTGTCGATCTCGGTGGCGTCGATCCCGGCGGGCACGTCGAGGCGAGTGATCTCACTCATGGTTGCCTCCTCGCAGCCGGACGTCACGCCGTCGTGCGGCGTCCAGCCGTTTCCCCGACTGTAGGCAGGAAGCACGACATATGTCGACCACACGGTCTTTCGGGTCCGTCAATCGACGGTTCACCTGTGTCGTTGGGGATACCCGAAGATGTTGTGAAGGCAACATGCATAACGGGCAGGCGTCAGTGGGTAACTCCCCAGACATGCATTTCGACGACCGACACGCGCTGCCCGATCCCGACGAGGACGCCTCCGGAACCGACGTGCCTCCTGCCAGCCCCGCGTATTCGACGCCGCCGCCCGACGGCATCCCGGACGCCGACGACGAGTGAGGGCCTGGTCCGCGGGCGCGCCGTAAGGTGTCACCGCGTGACAGGGTTGAAGAGCGATCCGTTCTGGCAGGACGCCGATCGGCATCTGGTGCGATACGGCGCCGCGTTCGTGCCGCGGATCATCGAACGGGCCGCCGGCAGCTATGTGTACGACAGCGCCGGGTCGGCGATCCTGGACTTCACCTCCGGGCAGATGAGTGCGGTCCTCGGCCATGCGCACCCGGACATCGTCGCCACGGTGTCGACGGCGATGACCTCCCTGGATCACCTCTACAGCGGAATGCTGAGCCGCCCGGTCGTCACGCTCGCCACGAAGCTGGCGGCGACACTGCCGCCGTCGCTGAGCCGAATGTTGTTGCTCACCACCGGCGCCGAATCCAACGAGGCCGCGATCAAGATGGCCAAGCTCTACACCGGGCGATACGAGATCGTGTCGTTCGACCGGTCCTGGCATGGTATGACGACCGGCGCGTCGTCGGTCACGTTCAGCGCCGGACGGCGCGGATACGGTCCGGCGATGCCGGGCAGCCTGACGCTGCCGACCCCGAACGCGTACCGCTCGCCGTTCCGGCGTCCCGACGGATCCCACGACTGGGAGGCCGAGCTGGAGTACGGGTTCGCGATGGTCGACGCGCAGTCCTCGGGAAGTCTGGCCGCGTGCGTGGTGGAGCCGATCCTGTCCTCGGGCGGGATCATCGAACTGCCCGACGGGTACCTGCGCCGGCTCAAGGAGCTGTGCGTTCAGCGCGGGATGCTGTTGATCCTCGACGAGGCCCAGACCGGGATCGGCCGGACCGGGACGATGTATGCGTTCGAACGCGACGGCGTGGCGCCGGATCTGCTGACGTTGTCCAAGACGCTGGGTGCGGGGTTGCCGGTGGCCGCGGTGCTCACCAGCGACGAGATCGAAAGCGTCTGCCACGACAGGGGTTTCCTGTTCTTCACCACCCATGTGTCGGACCCGCTGGCCGCGTCGGTGGCCTGCACCGTGCTCGACGTCGTCGCCCGT carries:
- a CDS encoding NAD-dependent epimerase/dehydratase family protein, with the translated sequence MSLRVAVTGPTGEIGISTITALEASPAVAEIVGMARRPFDPAARGWTKTVYRQGDILDRDAVADLVADADVLVHLAFIIMGSREESARVNLEGTRNVFEAAVGCRDAASPRTRRLVYTSSVAAYGYHSDNPVPITEDVPVRGSAEHYYSEQKAACEAALHEITDGSGLEVYVLRPCIVAGPHATALANAMPWNQLPMPVRRVSQALPLLKPPFPDPGTPLQLVHHDDVANAIVLAVTTTDAPAGAYNIAGDGVLSMSAVGEALGARPVRVPHAAATATSEVLARLPFVPSSLEWLHAGRTSVVMDTSRARQLLGWHPKFTAEETLSALAAAVRRGG
- a CDS encoding STAS domain-containing protein yields the protein MKLTLAVHNTAHSSRIRVSGDLDYGSTGLLVDTVGELLAQHSGLQDLHLDFTELAFCDSAGLSGLVMIHRRTSAAGLRLHLDERPAQLERVLTITGLLDFFTAAALTADDESDIG
- a CDS encoding cobalamin B12-binding domain-containing protein, whose product is MSADHPDFRVLRDRLWHAVLDADEYAASAAVFAALDAGVDPEDVLLSVIAEVQRRVGAEWAANRITVAQEHAATAINDRVIAALAHHPRCRRDPLAGRVTVACVDGEWHALPARLLGEVLRLRGWQVDFLGAQVPTPHLIAHIHQHGPVAVALSCSIPTRLPTAHAAITACQAAGVPVLAGGAAFGVDGRYARQLGADAWGADARTAAEILSRGVRPASAASTHQPIDDLPHLADGEYTMVRGDSATLIKTTVTDLEDRYPAMRGYTEAQRDRTVEDIAHIVEFLATALYVDDDELFTQFIGWTAEILVARGVPADSLSPALDSLAGQLRDFPRARRLLGAAHAALPLSVSANPPLPA
- a CDS encoding PP2C family protein-serine/threonine phosphatase; this translates as MSEITRLDVPAGIDATEIDTPEIDTVWGPVPHPVLIADQTGRVRTLSASARSVLPEVGPGSVVEDSVTPWLSEAGERTAHTTDLPGGDKAWWLIEDAGGAALRSLTVERQRAAFLDEASAVLMASLNIDRCMEATVQMAARHLADGAVLVAPRTAGRIPVVSGTRDGGTHHQTLDADPAEVAGLSEALRGFPPVPSRWIDPALLPDWLVPQDFSRAVGSVVITPLPGHGVPAGALVLLRHTSHTAFDDGEEVFARLFAARAGAALSAARLYAEQSALTRTLMRELLPPQLHRLDGIELAGGYRASEDHETVGGDFYDVHPAVTPDGETLVVLGDVCGKGLEAAVLTGKIRNTLQALAPLAHDHGGVLRLLNSALLSVEHTRFATLVLASVSRREGHVRLRLTSAGHLAPLIVRDDGRVEEVETNGTLVGVMPEIRAVTVEASLAPGETCLLFTDGVTEARGGPLGGDMFGESRLSAALAQCAGLPAEAVVERIMMLTSGWVDDRCHDDIAVVAITAPRRNHLSAVDGHTAGRFTA
- a CDS encoding aspartate aminotransferase family protein codes for the protein MKSDPFWQDADRHLVRYGAAFVPRIIERAAGSYVYDSAGSAILDFTSGQMSAVLGHAHPDIVATVSTAMTSLDHLYSGMLSRPVVTLATKLAATLPPSLSRMLLLTTGAESNEAAIKMAKLYTGRYEIVSFDRSWHGMTTGASSVTFSAGRRGYGPAMPGSLTLPTPNAYRSPFRRPDGSHDWEAELEYGFAMVDAQSSGSLAACVVEPILSSGGIIELPDGYLRRLKELCVQRGMLLILDEAQTGIGRTGTMYAFERDGVAPDLLTLSKTLGAGLPVAAVLTSDEIESVCHDRGFLFFTTHVSDPLAASVACTVLDVVARDGLVERAAALGAQLRDRLTGMAQRHRQIGDVRGRGLLQGIELVADKQSKEPADALGAEVTAACLQRGLHMNIVQLPGMGGIFRIAPPLTISETELHAGLDILDDALGAVLRSPA